The Flavobacterium sp. K5-23 genome segment ATTTGGAATAAAATACCCAACATTATAAAAATCCCTATGTTGCTGTCGTGACTTTCGTACACATCAGGTAACAGGTGCATCACAGTTAGTGAAAGCAAAAAAGAACCACTAAAAGCCAGTAATAACTTAAGATTGGTTTTGTTTTTTGGCTTTAATACCAGTGCGATGCCATAACCGATTAATACAGAAAGTAAGGGTAAAAGATAATTCATTATTTGAAAATCATAATTAATCGTTCGCTTTCATTCTTGTAGAATTTTTTTAGCTTATAGTCTCCAAAAATATCCAAAAGATAAATTCCGGCTTCTTCCATTAAAGCTTCAAAATCCTGAAGGGTTAAGGCTTTTACTTTTTCAGTGAAATGAAATTGCTGTCCTTTGTCTTCAAAATCTATTTCTTTATAAATATGTCCGTCCTTTAAATACCTTTTTAGATGAAAATCAATTCCGTCCACGGTTTTTGTTTCTTCGGGAACCAAAGTGTTAAGTACTTGGGTCACATTCATAAAGTCAATCACGGCAAACCCATATTCAGAAAGACTTTCTTTTATGGATATTAAAGTGGTTAAATTGTCCTCGTCGTTTTCGAAATATCCAAAACTGGTAAACAAATTGAAAATGGCGTCATACTTCTCTTCGAATGGCTCACGCATATCGTGCACTTTAAAATGCAAAGAACTGTTAGCGTTTTTATTTGCCTCGGCGATACTGTTTTCTGACAAATCAGCACCAAGAACATCAAACCCTAATTGATTAAGATAAATAGAATGACGGCCTTTACCACAAGCTAAGTCAAGTACTTTTGCTTTTTCAGGCAGATTAAGATAATGAGTAATATTATCCATAAAAACCTGTGCTTCTCTATAATTTCTTTCTTTATAAAGGATGTGATAATAGGGAGTATCAAACCAAGAACTAAACCAAGTTTCAGCTGGTTGTTCGTTGTTTATTTCGTTTGGTTTTTGTTCTTCAGACATTTATTCTTTTTCAATTAATTCAAGTCCGGCAAATTTAGTGTATTTTTGCTGAAAAATAACGAATCTGTATAGATACACTGTGATTCTCTTTGAGAATTGTGTGATTTTTATAAGAGGTTAAATATGAAACAGAAAAAGGTCTGTTTTAATTATACACAAAAATGGAAGATAATTTTAAGATGGTTGCCAAAACCTTTTTTGGTTTTGAAGAAATATTAGCTAAAGAATTAATTAAGCTAGGCGCACAAGACGTGGAGCAGGGTGTAAGAATGGTAAGCTTTAAAGGAGATAAGGGATTTATGTACAAAGCCAATTTGTCTTTGCGTACAGCCCTAAAAATCTTAAAGCCTATTTATTTTTTTAAGGCTAACAACGAACAAGCTTTATATAAAGGAGTAGCTGGTGTAAACTGGTCAAAATATATTAATGCGAACCAAACTTTTGTAATTGACGCAACAGTTCACTCGGATAATTTCAATCACTCGGAATTTGTTTCCCAGAAATGTAAGGATGCGATTGTGGATCAATTTAGAGAACGAACAGGACAACGTCCAAGTATTGATAAAATACATCCTGATTTAAGAATCAACATTCATATCGACAGAGACCAAGTTTCAGTAGCGTTAGACACTTCTGGAAATTCATTGCACCAACGTGGGTATAGAACAGCAACTAATATTGCTCCTATAAACGAAGTTCTGGCTGCCGGAGTTTTATTACTATCGGGTTGGGACGGAGAGACTGATTTTATTGATCCTATGTGTGGTTCAGGTACTTTACTTGCCGAAGCGGCTATGATTGCTTGTAACATTCCAGCAAACATTAACCGTAAGGAATTTGCTTTCGAAAAATGGCGCGACTGGGATAATGAATTGTTTGACAGCATCACAGACAGCTTGTTGAAAAGAGTTCGTGAATTTCACCATACCATTAAAGGGTATGACAAAGCACCATCAGCGGTTCAAAAGGCCAAAGACAATATCAAGAATGCAAATCTAGAAGAGTACATCACTATCGAAGAGCAAAACTTCTTTGATACGGAGAAAACTACCGAAGGGAAATTACATATGGTTTTCAATCCGCCTTATGATGAGCGTTTGGATATTCATATGGAAGAGTTCTACAAGAGCATTGGAGATACGCTTAAGAAAAATTACCCAGGAACGAATGCTTGGTTTATCACGGGTAATCTTGACGCCTTGAAATTTGTGGGGTTAAAACCATCTAGAAAAATCAAACTTTTTAATGCTAGTATCGAATCCCGTTTGGTGAAATACGAAATGTATGAAGGAAGTAAGAGAACGAAGTTTCAAGTTGTTGAAGGGGATAGTGAGTAGTATTCAGTGGTCAGTAATCAGTGGTCAGTGGTCAGTATTCAGTGGTTAGTGTTCAGTAATCAGTGCTCAGTATTCAGTAATCAGTGCTCAGTGATCAGTAATCAGTAAACAGTGTTTAGTATAATTAGAACTTATAATTCATAACTTATAATTCATAACTCATAATTTATAATTCATAATTCATAATTTTTTTTCGATGACAAAATTACAAGTAAGAGCATTTCTATACCAATTAGGGTGTTTTGCCATATTATTTATATCAGCGCGCTTTTTAGTGGAACGTTATACGAATTTGACTGGTATATGGATTCCTGCAACAGCATTTGTTGTTGGGACACTTTTATCACCAAAGTTTAAAGCAATGAAAACCAATGACGGAGAGAAGTTGTTTATGAAATGGATTTTCACTAAAGATGTGAAAGAAATAGGATAATTTACAACAACTCTATAATAAAAAAACGAGCCAATTATATATGTATAATTGGCTCGTTTTCTTTTATATCTATCCTGTTAAAGGATTTATTTTTTAGTTGTCACAACTTTTTTGGCAACGACCTTCTTTTTATAAAGTGGGATGAAATAAGAAACGGTATAGTTGATTCCTACTCCAAAACTACCGTCATAAGTTCTGTTGAAACCCGGAATGTAAAGGTTATCGAAGTTATCTGGTTTTTTGTTTGTAATCAAGGTATTTAATCGAAGGCTGAATCCCATAAATACGTTGTCAAACACTTTTGCTTTTACACCTGCTACCACTTCAATCCAGCTAGCGGTAAGGCCGTCGAATTTTTGAGAAGTTGCAATTGCGGGTACTTGTCCAAAATAAGGGTTGGCATTGTATATTTTATAATTGTTCAGTTCTTGACTGAAGGTGCTTACTCCATAACGCATTCCTATAGAGATAATATTCTCCATATCCAGCCAGTTTTCATACGCATTGTAGTCAAAACCAACTTTTAGGTACGAACCTTTGGTTGTGAAATTCAATCGGTCGTCGTCAGTGGTTTTGTTTTCATTACCAATTTCGGCTGCCAGATAATATTTTTTGTTCAGTCTAAAATCTCCTGCGAGTTCCAGTCCCTTATAATCTTTGTCATAGAATGCTTTTGTCAGTTTGAATAAATCAATCCCAACACGCAGTCCATAACGGTCTTTTTTTACGGGAATGGTATCTGTTTTTTTAACAACCTCTTTATTTGGGATAATGGTAACAGGAGGTCCTGGAAGGATTCCCTCGGTTTGTGTGCTGGTTTGTTTTGCCGGTTCCACTTTTTTTGTCGTTTCTTGAGCTTGTGACAAAAAGAAAGACGTTAAGAGACAAATACTAAAAAAATATTTCAATGTGTGTTTCATTTTCGTTATTTAAAGTACTGTTTTTAACGGCTATGTGCTGAATCCATTTTTGGTCCAGAACTGCTGCATCGGTATGTGTAAATGGATTTTGGGGATTTAAAATAAAATTAGTTTTAAAACCGCAAGCTCTGGAAACGAAGAGATTTTGTCTGGTGTAATTAAACTTCAGAATATCTTCGTTTACCAATGCTGTATTAGGATTCCCCGAATTCAGAATAAAACGAAAGCTTGTCGCATCGGCATCTGTTTTTAGGGGAATTGAAACTTTACTTCCATTAATTAGAGTGCTACTATTAAAAACAATTCCTTCAGTCTTTCCTTCTCCAATAATTTTTAAATCCGTCACATTTTTTAATGTGGTGGAATTTACGGAATCATAAAATGAAATCACTAATCGAGGAGTAGTAATGGTATTAGCATCACAAATATCATCTTTCTCACAACTGGAGAAAGTGAAGGCAATGGCTAATAACAACAAAAATGTTTTTTTCATATAATATATATTTAGTGTTCAGTAATCAGTGCTCCGAGTTCAGTCCTAATAGTTCTGAATACTGCTACTGCAAACTGAGCACTATTTTCTTCATAAAAATAGTTTACTCTAATTTTTAAAAACAACAGGTTTTCAATTTCAATGGCAAAAACCAATGTCAATAACTGTGTCAATGTCAATGTCAAAAATCAATGTCAATAACAATGGCGAAAATCAATATCAATGGCAATGACAATAGCAATGACAAAAAGCAATAATTTAACAACTGCGACTGAACACTGAATACTGACCACTGATTACTCGATACTGATCACTGAAAACTATTTTCTTCTTTCCAAAAGAACTACATTCTCTACGTGATGCGTTTGCGGAAACATATCCACTGGGCGCACACGAGTTACTTTGTATTTTTCGTCCATTAAAGCTAAATCACGAGCTTGTGTAGCTGAGTTACAACTTACATAAACCACTTTTTCAGGAGCAATTTTCATAATTTGTTCGATTACATCCTTATGCATTCCGTCTCTTGGTGGATCAGTAATAATCACATCAGGATGACCGTGTTGCGCTATGAAATCGTCGTTAAAGACCACTTTCATATCTCCTACAAAGAACTCACAGTTTGTGATTTCGTTGCGTACCGCATTCGCTTTAGCGTCTTTAATCGCATCTGGAACACTTTCGACACCTATTACTTTCTTTGCTTTTTTAGAAACAAACTGAGCAATAGTACCCGTTCCAGTATATAAATCATAAACGATTTCGTTTCCTGTCAATCCAGCAAAGTCACGAGTGATTTTATATAACTCATAGGCTTGGTCTGAATTGGTTTGGTAGAAAGACTTAGCGTTAATGCTAAATTTCAATCCTTCCATTTCTTCCAGGATGTAATCACGACCTTTGTATAGTTTGATGTCAGTATCGTAAAGCGTATCGTTTGCCTTACTGTTTACCACATATTGTAAAGAAGTAATTTGTGGAAACTTCTCATATAAATGGTCTAAGATTAATTCTCTGTTGGCTTTATCGTTTTCAAAAAACTGAATCAAAACCATAATCTCACCAGTTGAAGAGGTACGCAACATTAAAGTACGTAGCAATCCTTCGTGCGCTCTCGGGTTAAAGAAAGTTAGACCATTTGCATTAGCAAAATCTCTCACTTCGTTTCTAATCGCGTTAGATGGATCTTCTTGTAAGTGACATTTATTGATGTCCAGGATTTTGTCCCACATTTTCGGAATATGGAATCCTAGGGCATTTCTATTTCCTAAATCTTCGGTGCTGCTAATTTCAGCTTCGGTCAACCAACGGCTGTTCGAAAACGAAAATTCCATTTTGTTTCTATAAAAGAACTTTTTCTCTGATCCTAAGATAGGTTCAAATTCAGGAAGCTCTACTTTCCCTATGCGTTGCAAGTGATTCAACACCTCATTTTGCTTGTAATACAGCTGTTGGCTGTACTTCATATTTTGCCATTTACAACCTCCACAAACACCAAAGTGCTCGCAAACAGGTTCTATACGATGTTCAGAAAACTCGTGAAAATGAACCGCTTTCCCTTCGTAATAGGCCTTGCGCTTCTTAAAAGTCTGCACGTCAACCACATCACCCGGAACCACATTTGGGATAAACACTACCTTACCATCGGGCGCTTTTGCTACCGATACGCCTTTTGCACCTGCATCAAGGACTTTTATTTGATGAAAGACAACCTTGTCTGTATTTTTCTTAGCCATGGCGCAAAAATAAGCGTTTGTAAACTTTTATAAATTCAAATTGCGAAATATTTTCAAAAAAGAGTGTTTTTTATTTGAGCCTATTCCCGCTTTTCGCTGCAAACCCGCCATTCTACAAGCAAGAACACTACGCCTGTAAAGGAGCTTCCGCTGGTCGCTCTTTACCGGCAAGAGTTCTAAAGCTGGTAGTACCGCGGTTTTTACGCTATAATCGGGGGCAGGGGAGTTGAAGTTGTAAATTAGTATAGTTCTAAAATTGGTCTTTACGCTTCATCATTTCGTAATTTAAAATCGTGAGAAAATAAAAAATAAAATCGGCGCAAATTTTTCCTGCAATTACTCCTGTTAATGCATTTCCGGTTAAAATGGGCAACCAATACATACAAAACGGACGAACCAATGAAATATCGAGAAGAGCGGGATAACCAAATTCCAGCAACAAGTTTCTAACAATCAAGAGCACATCTTTAAAAGAAGTGCGTTGCTGCAGTATTTTATTCTTTTTGCGCCGTTGCAGGAAAACCATAATAAGTATAACACCATAAAAAGCAAAGTACTCCGCAAACGTAATTAGGTAAGCCGTCGTCAAGCCATCAAAAAACCTACTGAATTGCGAACCCAGCAAAGCCGCGCTGCTAGCGGCCAACTCGGCATATTTATAGCGATCAAACCATTCTTTAAACTGTACTTTAGAAAGCATAGAAGTTTTTTACTTATTGGTAAAGAAAAGCAAAAGTAAAAAAAAACACAATCTAAATTAATCTATCGCTACAGATTGAAAGGATTCAAAAGAATTTAATCTGTGCTTCTCTTTTTAATCTCTGATAAAAAACATTTTTAATTTGCAGCTTTAAACTGTTTCATTTCTTGCAACGGTTCGATGGCATTGTAATCTTTCCAAATTTTTGGATCGTAGGATTTGATATTTATATATTTAAAATTTTCTTCCTTGATTTTTTCTATGGCGGCAACGTTCGTTTCAGTACGGGACATATTTAAAAACTCTGTTTTATTGCGAGTATTGGCTTCAATTTTAAAATCAATTGCCAATACGTCTTTTTCACCGTTAGTTAATTCTATAAGCTTCAACGGGCGATTGAGATAAAAGTAATTTCCACTTTCTGTAGCGGCATACTGCATATAGTAGCTATCCTCTTCGGCTCTTTTTTTGTAAATTATGGTTCCTTTGCTAACATTTTCGGATACTTTAATTCCTAACAGAAACTTCATATTGAAATTATGCACCTTTTCTCCTTCGTCTAGGACATAATCAGTTCTCAGGACAGCATAATCGTTTTCAGAAATATACAGTTTACCCACATACATGGCTTTGCTTTTTCGAGGTTTAAAAGAGAGGATATAGGCAAATTCATTTTGATCAGTGTAGGTTGTGCCTTCAAAAGTGTAGTCGTATAGATCCGGTTTTTGTATAAAATCGAATCGCTTATCGCTTAAAAAATTATTTTCATGCATAAAGCTTTTAAGCTTGCTTTTTGTAGCAGTTAACGGGCTGTTTATTTCTATGTCAATACCTTTGTTTTTCTTTTTATTGAAGTCTTTACGTAACGAAATCGTATCTCTTGATCCAAAAAGCCCACTTTTTGCGCGGTAATATTTAGTGGAGTCTAAGTGTTGTAACATCATATTCATAGCTGTTTTTTCTAAATCGTCTAGGGACGT includes the following:
- a CDS encoding bifunctional 2-polyprenyl-6-hydroxyphenol methylase/3-demethylubiquinol 3-O-methyltransferase UbiG → MSEEQKPNEINNEQPAETWFSSWFDTPYYHILYKERNYREAQVFMDNITHYLNLPEKAKVLDLACGKGRHSIYLNQLGFDVLGADLSENSIAEANKNANSSLHFKVHDMREPFEEKYDAIFNLFTSFGYFENDEDNLTTLISIKESLSEYGFAVIDFMNVTQVLNTLVPEETKTVDGIDFHLKRYLKDGHIYKEIDFEDKGQQFHFTEKVKALTLQDFEALMEEAGIYLLDIFGDYKLKKFYKNESERLIMIFK
- a CDS encoding class I SAM-dependent RNA methyltransferase; this encodes MEDNFKMVAKTFFGFEEILAKELIKLGAQDVEQGVRMVSFKGDKGFMYKANLSLRTALKILKPIYFFKANNEQALYKGVAGVNWSKYINANQTFVIDATVHSDNFNHSEFVSQKCKDAIVDQFRERTGQRPSIDKIHPDLRINIHIDRDQVSVALDTSGNSLHQRGYRTATNIAPINEVLAAGVLLLSGWDGETDFIDPMCGSGTLLAEAAMIACNIPANINRKEFAFEKWRDWDNELFDSITDSLLKRVREFHHTIKGYDKAPSAVQKAKDNIKNANLEEYITIEEQNFFDTEKTTEGKLHMVFNPPYDERLDIHMEEFYKSIGDTLKKNYPGTNAWFITGNLDALKFVGLKPSRKIKLFNASIESRLVKYEMYEGSKRTKFQVVEGDSE
- a CDS encoding DUF6048 family protein, with protein sequence MKHTLKYFFSICLLTSFFLSQAQETTKKVEPAKQTSTQTEGILPGPPVTIIPNKEVVKKTDTIPVKKDRYGLRVGIDLFKLTKAFYDKDYKGLELAGDFRLNKKYYLAAEIGNENKTTDDDRLNFTTKGSYLKVGFDYNAYENWLDMENIISIGMRYGVSTFSQELNNYKIYNANPYFGQVPAIATSQKFDGLTASWIEVVAGVKAKVFDNVFMGFSLRLNTLITNKKPDNFDNLYIPGFNRTYDGSFGVGINYTVSYFIPLYKKKVVAKKVVTTKK
- a CDS encoding DUF6452 family protein; translation: MKKTFLLLLAIAFTFSSCEKDDICDANTITTPRLVISFYDSVNSTTLKNVTDLKIIGEGKTEGIVFNSSTLINGSKVSIPLKTDADATSFRFILNSGNPNTALVNEDILKFNYTRQNLFVSRACGFKTNFILNPQNPFTHTDAAVLDQKWIQHIAVKNSTLNNENETHIEIFF
- the rlmD gene encoding 23S rRNA (uracil(1939)-C(5))-methyltransferase RlmD, which codes for MAKKNTDKVVFHQIKVLDAGAKGVSVAKAPDGKVVFIPNVVPGDVVDVQTFKKRKAYYEGKAVHFHEFSEHRIEPVCEHFGVCGGCKWQNMKYSQQLYYKQNEVLNHLQRIGKVELPEFEPILGSEKKFFYRNKMEFSFSNSRWLTEAEISSTEDLGNRNALGFHIPKMWDKILDINKCHLQEDPSNAIRNEVRDFANANGLTFFNPRAHEGLLRTLMLRTSSTGEIMVLIQFFENDKANRELILDHLYEKFPQITSLQYVVNSKANDTLYDTDIKLYKGRDYILEEMEGLKFSINAKSFYQTNSDQAYELYKITRDFAGLTGNEIVYDLYTGTGTIAQFVSKKAKKVIGVESVPDAIKDAKANAVRNEITNCEFFVGDMKVVFNDDFIAQHGHPDVIITDPPRDGMHKDVIEQIMKIAPEKVVYVSCNSATQARDLALMDEKYKVTRVRPVDMFPQTHHVENVVLLERRK
- a CDS encoding carboxypeptidase-like regulatory domain-containing protein, which translates into the protein MRQTLINIYFILFFFQIGNAQNIKGKIIDSTTGESIPYANIRVNESENLVSNGEGYFSLSENNSKDETFLTVSYLGFVNQQLTVGELKKLDFTIKLLPGIYELNDVVVSNIKPNPYEIMANVKANLSRNYTTGEKGSKEMFFYRTSNYFNPSIIDVEINKSTGFSKQALSKVNNDLQGFSKKLISHPPLSFTDILCNYYSVKTKKADKFVFTSKLAVLKATVLKKEGESTSLDDLEKTAMNMMLQHLDSTKYYRAKSGLFGSRDTISLRKDFNKKKNKGIDIEINSPLTATKSKLKSFMHENNFLSDKRFDFIQKPDLYDYTFEGTTYTDQNEFAYILSFKPRKSKAMYVGKLYISENDYAVLRTDYVLDEGEKVHNFNMKFLLGIKVSENVSKGTIIYKKRAEEDSYYMQYAATESGNYFYLNRPLKLIELTNGEKDVLAIDFKIEANTRNKTEFLNMSRTETNVAAIEKIKEENFKYINIKSYDPKIWKDYNAIEPLQEMKQFKAAN